Within Enterobacter sp. RHBSTW-00175, the genomic segment TGTGGATCATATCGGCGGTGGTGCCCTGCTGGCGGAATTCACCGTTAACCTTCAGAGAAAGCGGGGTATCCTGCGGGTCAGCACTGAACTCACCCACTGGCACAAAACCGGAGATCGGGCAGGAATTATCAAACCCTTTAGCTTTTTCCCACGGCTGCCCGGCTTTTTTCATTTTGCCCTGCACATCACGCAGCGTGAGATCCAGCGCGACACCGTAGCCAGCAATCGCTTTTTGCACATGCTCTTCAGAGGCCTGACGCAGGGTTGCGCCAATCAGTACGGCCAGCTCCACTTCGTGATGAACCGAACCTAACCCCTGTGGTAGCGCCAGCGGCTGGCGAATGTCGCAAAGCGCAGTTTCCGGTTTAATGAACAGCACCGGCTCTTCTGGCGTGGCACTGCCCATTTCCTGAATGTGTTTTGCATAATTGCTGCCAACGCAGACAACTTTGCTGACGGGATAATCCAGTAATGCACCTTGCCAGTTATGATGTTGATACATTTACGCCCCCTAAACGGTTGATGTGTTGTGCCCGGACGCGCGCCGGACTATTTCTTTCCGTTCACCTCAAGATGCTGTTTTAATAAATTCTCGGGTGGTGGCGGAAGCTGTAAATAATAGCCCTGTTCAGCTAATGCTGATTTCACTTTTTCCAGATCGGCATTAACCAGTTTCTTTCGTCCATCCAGCGGCAGCAGCATTGCCAGCTGCGGACGGCCAAAGTTCTTCATTAATTCTTCAGGCACGCGGGAGAAATCGTCTTTCTTTTCGACATAAAGATAGGTCTGGTCGCGGCTGGTACTTCTATAGATCACACAAAACATGTTTTTACTCTGAATTCTCGGGTGGTTGCTTGCCTCAATATACTCCTGACTATAACATGCCTGATACTCTTCGGAATATCGCAACGACAGCGTTGTGGTTAATAGCAAATTGAGTAAGGCCAGGATGTCAAACACGCCCATCGAGCTTAAAGGCAGTAGTTTCACCTTATCAGTGGTTCATTTGCATGATGCAAAACCCGAGGTTATTCGTCAGGCGTTAGAAGACAAAATCGCGCAGGCTCCTGCTTTTCTGAAGCACGCCCCCGTCGTCGTCAATGTCAGCGGTCTTGATGCCCCTGTTAACTGGAAACTTCTCCAGCAGGCAGTGTCATCAACCGGGCTGCGCATTGTCGGCATCAGCGGTTGCAAAGACGCCGAACTGAAAGCTGAGATTGACCGCGCAGGGCTACCCATTCTGACGGAAGGCAAAGAGAAAGCCCCACGTCCGGCACCTGTTGCCGTGCAAACACCCCCGCTGCCAGTTCAGAACGTTACACCTGTCACAAAAACGCGATTGATTGATGTGCCGGTTCGTTCCGGTCAGCGAATTTATGCACCAAACTGTGATCTGATTGTTACAAGCCACGTCAGCGCCGGTGCAGAACTCATTGCGGATGGCAATATTCACGTCTACGGTATGATGCGTGGGCGTGCACTTGCAGGTGCAGGTGGCGATCGGGATGCACAAATATTTTGTACTCACCTGACGGCGGAACTGGTTTCCATCGCAGGTGAATATTGGCTGAGCGACAAGATCCCAGCCGAATTTTATGGCAAAGCGGCTCGTCTGCGACTGGCAGACGACGCGTTGACCGTTCAACCGTTGAATTGATCCCTTTTTAACAAGGAATTTCTATGGCACGCATTATTGTTGTTACTTCGGGTAAAGGAGGCGTTGGCAAGACCACCTCCAGCGCGGCCATCGCTACTGGTTTGGCCCAGAAGGGAAAGAAAACCGTCGTTATCGATTTCGATATCGGCCTGCGTAACCTGGACCTGATTATGGGTTGTGAGCGTCGTGTGGTGTATGACTTTGTGAACGTCATTCAGGGCGATGCCACGCTGAACCAGGCGCTGATTAAAGATAAGCGCACCGAGAATCTCTATGTTCTCCCGGCCTCTCAGACGCGTGACAAAGATGCCCTGACCCGCGAAGGCGTGGAAAAGGTGCTCGACGATCTGAAAAAGATGGAGTTCGACTTTGTGGTTTGCGACTCCCCTGCCGGTATCGAAACGGGTGCACTGATGGCGCTCTACTTCGCTGATGAAGCGATCATCACCACTAACCCTGAAGTATCGTCCGTACGTGACTCTGACCGAATTCTGGGTATCCTCGCCTCTAAATCACGTCGTGCGGAAAATGGCCAAGACCCAATCAAAGAGCACCTGCTGCTGACCCGTTACAACCCGGGTCGCGTGAACAAAGGTGATATGCTGAGCATGGAAGACGTGCTGGAGATCCTGCGCATTAAACTGGTGGGTGTCATCCCGGAAGACCAATCCGTGTTACGCGCCTCTAACCAGGGTGAGCCGGTTATTCTGGATACGATGGCAGACGCAGGTAAAGCTTACGCCGATAC encodes:
- a CDS encoding YcgL domain-containing protein, producing the protein MFCVIYRSTSRDQTYLYVEKKDDFSRVPEELMKNFGRPQLAMLLPLDGRKKLVNADLEKVKSALAEQGYYLQLPPPPENLLKQHLEVNGKK
- the minC gene encoding septum site-determining protein MinC, translated to MSNTPIELKGSSFTLSVVHLHDAKPEVIRQALEDKIAQAPAFLKHAPVVVNVSGLDAPVNWKLLQQAVSSTGLRIVGISGCKDAELKAEIDRAGLPILTEGKEKAPRPAPVAVQTPPLPVQNVTPVTKTRLIDVPVRSGQRIYAPNCDLIVTSHVSAGAELIADGNIHVYGMMRGRALAGAGGDRDAQIFCTHLTAELVSIAGEYWLSDKIPAEFYGKAARLRLADDALTVQPLN
- a CDS encoding fumarylacetoacetate hydrolase family protein, encoding MYQHHNWQGALLDYPVSKVVCVGSNYAKHIQEMGSATPEEPVLFIKPETALCDIRQPLALPQGLGSVHHEVELAVLIGATLRQASEEHVQKAIAGYGVALDLTLRDVQGKMKKAGQPWEKAKGFDNSCPISGFVPVGEFSADPQDTPLSLKVNGEFRQQGTTADMIHKILPLIAYMSRFFTLKPGDVILTGTPEGVGPLNSGDELEVSFNGQSLKTRVL
- the minD gene encoding septum site-determining protein MinD — translated: MARIIVVTSGKGGVGKTTSSAAIATGLAQKGKKTVVIDFDIGLRNLDLIMGCERRVVYDFVNVIQGDATLNQALIKDKRTENLYVLPASQTRDKDALTREGVEKVLDDLKKMEFDFVVCDSPAGIETGALMALYFADEAIITTNPEVSSVRDSDRILGILASKSRRAENGQDPIKEHLLLTRYNPGRVNKGDMLSMEDVLEILRIKLVGVIPEDQSVLRASNQGEPVILDTMADAGKAYADTVDRLLGEERPFRFIEEEKKGFLKRLFGG